From Erwinia pyri, a single genomic window includes:
- a CDS encoding DUF1177 domain-containing protein produces the protein MSLYQTLQVFELLDSAWASGEKVRELLAGYANVEVTVKEVKGEKGTTDFIKIFIPGFEGKRLGGSAPTLGIVGRLGGIGARPGRIGMVSDADGAVAAVASALKLAEMQRQGDSLPGDVIITTHICPDAPTRPHEPVDFMDSPVETEEMNQQEVSEEMDAVLSIDTTKGNRIINHKGFAISPTVKEGYILRVSEDLLRVMEMTTGKLPVTFPITTQDITPYGNGVYHLNSILQPSIATRAPVVGVAITAEGIVPGCGTGASHEVDIALACKFAVEVAKEFSRGSCQFFDATEYQHLLDLYGSLAHLQKRQPGA, from the coding sequence ATGAGCTTATATCAAACTTTGCAGGTATTTGAGTTGCTGGACAGCGCCTGGGCCAGCGGAGAGAAAGTGCGGGAGCTGCTGGCGGGTTACGCCAACGTAGAGGTGACCGTAAAAGAAGTTAAGGGCGAGAAAGGCACCACCGATTTTATCAAAATCTTTATTCCGGGCTTTGAAGGCAAGCGACTGGGCGGCTCCGCGCCTACGCTGGGTATTGTAGGACGACTTGGCGGAATTGGCGCCCGTCCGGGACGTATCGGGATGGTTTCCGATGCGGATGGCGCGGTAGCGGCGGTCGCTTCCGCGCTTAAACTGGCGGAGATGCAGCGCCAGGGGGACAGCCTGCCGGGCGACGTGATTATCACCACCCATATCTGCCCGGATGCGCCTACGCGCCCGCATGAGCCGGTCGACTTTATGGATTCGCCGGTAGAAACCGAAGAGATGAACCAGCAGGAAGTCTCTGAAGAGATGGATGCGGTGCTCTCTATCGATACCACCAAAGGCAACCGCATCATCAACCATAAAGGTTTCGCCATTTCCCCGACGGTGAAGGAGGGCTATATCCTGCGCGTCTCGGAAGATCTGCTGCGGGTAATGGAGATGACTACCGGTAAACTGCCCGTCACCTTCCCGATCACCACCCAGGATATCACCCCTTACGGCAACGGCGTTTACCATCTGAACAGTATTCTGCAACCTTCCATTGCTACCCGCGCGCCGGTGGTTGGCGTAGCGATCACCGCCGAAGGCATCGTGCCGGGCTGCGGCACCGGTGCCAGCCACGAAGTGGATATCGCGCTCGCCTGCAAATTTGCAGTGGAGGTTGCGAAAGAGTTCTCCCGGGGTAGCTGTCAGTTCTTTGATGCCACTGAATACCAGCACCTGCTGGATCTCTACGGCTCGCTGGCTCACCTGCAGAAGCGCCAGCCGGGGGCCTGA